The Desulfatitalea tepidiphila genome window below encodes:
- a CDS encoding AAA family ATPase, protein MATVEQQDEQSVEQFVNQQIKKWQKLYTADEKKKTAKIPVITVCMEPGAGGCLIGEQIANRLGFDFFHRDMVHRIAESARISTTVVDSLEKERLSGVQDFIASVIKEQYIHPSIYLEHLMKVVGTIGKHGHAVIVGRGANFIIPPKDRFAVRVVAPLEIRIENVSKRFRVPTDVAKQRVLIRENRRRAFIRQSFNADIVDPVHYDMILNTGNMNVDAAVEAVIGAVMGRLKSGKKKSR, encoded by the coding sequence ATGGCAACGGTGGAACAACAGGACGAACAATCCGTTGAGCAGTTCGTCAATCAGCAGATCAAGAAGTGGCAGAAACTCTATACGGCGGACGAGAAGAAAAAGACCGCGAAGATCCCGGTCATCACGGTGTGCATGGAGCCGGGCGCCGGTGGCTGTCTCATCGGTGAACAAATTGCCAATCGGCTGGGATTTGACTTTTTTCATCGCGATATGGTGCACAGGATCGCCGAAAGCGCCCGCATCAGCACCACTGTGGTGGATTCCCTTGAAAAAGAGCGCCTGTCGGGCGTCCAGGATTTCATCGCCTCGGTGATCAAGGAACAATACATTCATCCCAGCATCTATTTGGAGCATTTGATGAAAGTGGTCGGCACCATTGGAAAGCACGGGCACGCCGTGATTGTGGGCCGGGGCGCCAACTTCATCATTCCGCCCAAAGATCGTTTTGCGGTGCGGGTCGTGGCGCCTCTCGAGATTCGTATCGAAAATGTGTCCAAACGGTTTCGGGTTCCCACCGATGTCGCCAAACAGCGTGTGTTGATCCGTGAGAACAGACGCCGCGCCTTCATTCGCCAATCTTTCAATGCGGACATCGTGGATCCCGTGCACTACGACATGATCCTCAACACCGGCAACATGAATGTGGATGCCGCCGTGGAGGCCGTGATCGGGGCGGTGATGGGACGCTTGAAAAGCGGCAAGAAGAAATCGCGGTAG
- a CDS encoding ATP synthase F0 subunit B: protein MGRNMHYIGIVSTIVIGWCAVAGNAWASDSFEFTRHTYDLIMRYVNFAILAGFFIKYARRPIISFLKDKRAEVRRAIDDLEEKKRGMEIQIEETRKELTMGQERLELVKDRIIAEGQRRKDELIADARNESEVLIESTQHKIEAMFRDTSARIRGELIDMAAQIALEKLPRRVTLQDHDRWVQRWMEAAQR, encoded by the coding sequence ATGGGGCGCAACATGCATTACATCGGCATCGTGTCGACAATCGTCATTGGGTGGTGCGCCGTCGCCGGCAACGCCTGGGCATCCGATTCCTTTGAGTTTACACGGCACACCTACGATCTGATCATGCGGTATGTCAATTTCGCAATCCTGGCCGGCTTTTTCATCAAGTATGCGCGCAGACCGATTATCAGTTTTCTCAAGGATAAACGAGCCGAGGTCCGGCGGGCGATCGATGATCTGGAAGAAAAAAAGCGCGGCATGGAAATTCAGATCGAGGAGACCCGAAAAGAGTTAACGATGGGCCAGGAGCGCCTGGAGCTGGTCAAGGACAGAATCATCGCAGAGGGTCAGCGACGAAAAGACGAGCTGATCGCCGACGCCAGAAACGAGAGCGAGGTTTTAATAGAAAGCACCCAGCATAAAATCGAAGCCATGTTCAGAGACACCAGCGCTCGCATTCGCGGCGAGCTTATCGACATGGCCGCCCAAATCGCCCTCGAAAAGCTGCCTCGGCGGGTCACCCTTCAGGATCACGATCGATGGGTCCAAAGATGGATGGAGGCTGCCCAGCGTTGA
- a CDS encoding F0F1 ATP synthase subunit B family protein, with translation MEVIETTALITINATLVFQLLSFLLFLFIIHRIMIRPLDRVIQERNFFLDQLNEEITEAGDEYKQLLKQIQRQEDQVRDSALKIKDDIEASGQKTAAELIARTRDEINAMKSKAQQETAAKLKTAMAATQDEAMSVAEMMIARLLEPNGELR, from the coding sequence ATGGAAGTCATTGAAACCACCGCTTTGATCACGATCAACGCGACACTGGTCTTTCAGCTGTTGTCGTTTTTGCTTTTTCTGTTCATCATCCACCGGATCATGATCCGTCCGCTCGATCGAGTCATCCAGGAGAGAAACTTTTTCCTGGATCAATTGAACGAAGAGATCACGGAAGCGGGAGATGAATACAAACAGCTGTTAAAACAGATCCAGCGCCAGGAAGACCAGGTGCGGGATAGCGCGCTGAAAATCAAGGATGATATCGAGGCGTCCGGACAGAAGACCGCCGCCGAATTGATCGCCCGCACCAGAGACGAGATCAACGCCATGAAATCAAAAGCCCAGCAGGAGACGGCGGCCAAGTTGAAGACAGCCATGGCCGCGACGCAAGATGAGGCGATGTCGGTTGCGGAAATGATGATCGCCCGTTTGCTGGAACCCAACGGAGAGCTGCGATAA
- the atpE gene encoding ATP synthase F0 subunit C: MAIEGVDIVKAAAFLGAGLSMGLGAIGPGVGEGMAAAKACEAIGKNPKEAGLLTRTMLVGQAVSESTGIYSLVIALLLLFVV, translated from the coding sequence ATGGCAATCGAAGGCGTGGATATTGTCAAAGCGGCGGCGTTTTTGGGCGCGGGTTTGTCCATGGGGCTGGGCGCCATCGGGCCCGGCGTGGGCGAAGGGATGGCGGCGGCCAAAGCGTGTGAAGCCATAGGCAAAAACCCCAAGGAGGCCGGCTTGTTGACGCGTACGATGTTGGTGGGCCAGGCGGTTTCCGAGTCGACGGGCATTTACTCGCTGGTCATCGCGCTGTTGCTCCTGTTTGTCGTCTAA
- the atpE gene encoding ATP synthase F0 subunit C, whose protein sequence is MIDDIAVWVKVGAYAGGGLAMGLGAIGAAIGEGHTAAQANAAISRNPAISGDILKSMLVGQAIAESASIFALVIAMILLFSSFPATSFVMVWAVFSAGLAMGLGAIGSGIGAGYPAGAACLGMGRQPAMSGRLTTNMLVGSAVCQTPSIFALVIGFILIFTDYATKPLSPTWAAVMGAGLSTGLSAIGSGIGGGFVAQASCEGIARNPKAAGPVTNIMLLGQAISQTPAILGLLIGFILIFKGGADSDALAPAMALLAAGICMGTGGIGPGIGEGIASSGGVTWIARNPEEMGIIVRTMLVGMAVAESTAIYAMVISLVLIFVV, encoded by the coding sequence ATGATAGACGACATTGCAGTTTGGGTAAAAGTGGGCGCCTATGCCGGCGGCGGATTGGCCATGGGTTTGGGTGCGATCGGGGCCGCCATCGGCGAGGGGCACACCGCGGCCCAGGCCAATGCGGCGATCTCAAGAAATCCAGCCATTTCGGGTGATATTCTCAAGTCCATGCTGGTGGGCCAGGCCATCGCCGAGTCGGCCTCGATTTTTGCCCTCGTGATCGCCATGATTCTGCTGTTTTCTTCCTTCCCCGCCACCTCTTTTGTGATGGTCTGGGCCGTATTTTCGGCCGGGTTGGCCATGGGGCTGGGCGCCATCGGGTCGGGGATCGGGGCCGGGTACCCGGCCGGGGCGGCCTGCCTCGGCATGGGGCGCCAGCCGGCCATGAGCGGCCGTTTGACCACCAACATGCTGGTGGGATCGGCCGTGTGCCAGACCCCCTCCATCTTCGCCCTGGTTATCGGGTTTATCCTGATTTTCACCGACTATGCCACCAAGCCGTTGTCCCCGACCTGGGCGGCGGTCATGGGGGCCGGGTTGTCAACCGGACTGAGTGCCATCGGTTCGGGTATTGGCGGCGGATTTGTGGCCCAGGCCAGTTGCGAGGGAATCGCCCGCAATCCCAAGGCCGCCGGTCCGGTGACCAATATCATGCTGCTGGGACAGGCCATCAGCCAGACTCCGGCGATTCTCGGCTTGCTGATCGGCTTTATCCTTATCTTCAAGGGTGGCGCAGACAGCGATGCGCTGGCGCCGGCCATGGCCCTGTTGGCGGCAGGCATATGCATGGGAACCGGCGGGATCGGCCCCGGTATTGGCGAAGGGATTGCCTCGAGCGGCGGCGTCACCTGGATCGCCCGCAACCCGGAAGAGATGGGAATTATCGTTCGCACGATGCTGGTGGGCATGGCCGTGGCCGAATCCACGGCCATTTATGCGATGGTCATTTCTTTGGTGCTGATATTCGTGGTTTAA
- the atpB gene encoding F0F1 ATP synthase subunit A, with product MQELGKIHQLILTIAGYKLTLNLEVMLMTWIVIGLLIVFGWLCASRRAIVPNRFQIVGELLVSKLYELTEDAMGKTLARTYAPMIVALFMFLVLCNWIGIIPHLEEPTKDLNTPLSLGIMGFVIAHYVGIKTKGFKAYIKEYFEPMFFMMPLNLIGELAKIVSISFRLFGNIMGGSIIILVVSYLTYNIILPPFLNAFFGLFVGAIQAFVFTMLTVVYISTQAK from the coding sequence ATGCAAGAGCTCGGCAAAATTCACCAGCTGATTCTTACGATCGCTGGGTACAAGCTGACATTGAATTTAGAGGTCATGTTGATGACGTGGATCGTCATCGGCCTGCTGATCGTTTTTGGTTGGCTCTGCGCATCACGCCGCGCCATTGTGCCCAATCGTTTTCAAATCGTGGGAGAGTTACTGGTGTCCAAGCTCTACGAACTGACCGAGGATGCCATGGGAAAAACATTGGCCAGAACCTATGCCCCCATGATCGTCGCGCTGTTCATGTTCCTTGTGCTCTGCAACTGGATCGGCATCATTCCCCACCTGGAGGAGCCGACCAAAGACTTGAACACCCCCCTGAGCCTGGGCATCATGGGGTTTGTCATCGCGCACTACGTCGGCATCAAAACCAAAGGGTTCAAGGCTTACATCAAAGAGTATTTCGAACCCATGTTTTTCATGATGCCGCTGAATCTGATCGGCGAGCTTGCCAAGATCGTATCCATTTCCTTTCGTCTCTTCGGAAACATCATGGGCGGCTCGATCATCATCCTGGTCGTCTCCTATTTGACTTACAACATTATTTTACCGCCGTTCCTCAATGCATTTTTCGGTTTGTTTGTCGGGGCGATTCAAGCGTTCGTGTTTACGATGCTGACCGTGGTTTATATTTCAACCCAAGCGAAGTAG
- a CDS encoding ATP synthase subunit I: MALAIVGALLFLALDAKPMAKGLVLGTLFSILNFIMMATLLPMRLDKGRRQTFLVGLGGIGFRYVVLAVPLLISAKLDTINFYSTAAGLFMVQGVLMGDHFTRIIFNKES, from the coding sequence ATGGCACTGGCCATCGTTGGCGCCTTGCTTTTCCTGGCGCTGGATGCCAAGCCAATGGCCAAGGGTCTGGTCTTGGGAACCCTGTTCAGCATACTAAATTTTATCATGATGGCCACCCTGTTGCCGATGCGCCTCGATAAAGGTCGGCGGCAGACTTTCCTGGTCGGCCTGGGCGGCATCGGGTTTAGATACGTGGTGTTGGCGGTGCCGTTGCTGATTTCGGCAAAACTTGACACCATCAATTTCTACAGCACCGCGGCAGGCCTTTTCATGGTTCAGGGCGTGCTTATGGGGGATCATTTCACCAGGATAATTTTCAATAAAGAGTCATAG
- a CDS encoding AtpZ/AtpI family protein, whose protein sequence is MKHSEWMGQVYIVMQLGLTLAGCVVFCFFVGRYIDRWLGTRGVFLTIFTLLGVIGGANVAYRQIQEVLKEEKDKKDRSNDQ, encoded by the coding sequence ATGAAGCACAGCGAATGGATGGGGCAGGTATACATTGTCATGCAGCTGGGCCTTACCCTTGCCGGCTGTGTTGTGTTCTGCTTCTTTGTGGGCCGTTACATCGACCGTTGGTTGGGCACCCGTGGGGTTTTTCTGACGATTTTCACGCTCCTGGGCGTGATCGGCGGCGCAAATGTCGCCTACCGCCAGATCCAAGAGGTGCTGAAAGAGGAAAAGGATAAAAAAGACAGATCCAATGACCAGTGA
- a CDS encoding cytidylate kinase-like family protein, protein MAVLTISRQFGAGGATLGKKLAELLGYIFVNDEIISKVAQKAKVSPDWVKSVEREAGGKLQKFIGAIVPRRLVDRILDDRQGYIDEEIYVDLLSEIINKIADEGNCVILGRGGQYILKDRKDTYHVLLIASEAYRVQFMEKQYNLSHNEAIRAIAAEDKRRTSLYRKIGRADYDRPEHYHLTLNMSRVNLDTATGIVQSLILGNSSLAKANP, encoded by the coding sequence ATGGCAGTGTTAACCATTTCCAGACAATTTGGAGCGGGTGGTGCGACATTGGGGAAAAAATTGGCCGAGCTACTCGGATATATCTTTGTCAACGACGAGATCATCTCCAAGGTGGCTCAAAAGGCCAAGGTCTCTCCCGATTGGGTCAAGTCGGTGGAAAGGGAGGCCGGCGGCAAACTGCAAAAATTCATCGGCGCGATTGTCCCAAGGAGATTGGTGGATCGCATTCTGGACGATCGCCAGGGCTATATCGACGAAGAAATCTATGTCGATCTACTTTCCGAGATCATCAATAAAATCGCAGACGAAGGCAATTGCGTCATCCTCGGTCGGGGCGGACAATACATCCTCAAAGACCGCAAGGACACGTATCACGTGCTGCTCATTGCCAGCGAAGCGTATCGTGTCCAATTTATGGAAAAACAATACAACCTGTCCCATAACGAGGCGATCCGCGCCATTGCGGCCGAAGACAAAAGACGCACCAGTTTATATCGCAAAATCGGCCGAGCGGACTATGATCGGCCCGAACACTATCACCTCACCCTCAACATGAGCCGGGTGAATCTGGATACTGCCACGGGGATCGTTCAAAGCCTGATCCTTGGCAACAGCTCACTCGCCAAAGCCAACCCCTAA
- a CDS encoding sodium:proton antiporter, producing the protein MHLIRQLVRRCAGLVILVIVVCCLWSEAAYGKAQTETTQPAATDVGPTATAPAAPHHEGQDSAAETHSAHGHEDLGRHLPLWSCLPFAGMLLSIAFWPLAAPNFWHHHFGKIAGFWALSLALPFVVMYKGTAIYEILHIMLADYVPFIILIWSLYTVSGGILLRGTLRGTPLLNVALLAIGVLLASWMGTTGAAMLMIRPFLRANKHRKNRTFMVVFFIFLVANIGGSLTPLGDPPLFLGFLHGVSFFWTFKILPHMLTMTVLLLGLYLAMDVYFYRKELGQTDIKEPLRASIAANPEDRVPLSLEGKLNFLFLLGIIGAVLFSGIADLGTINTFGVHREIQSWLRDLLLVALGLLSLVTTSTTIRQDNEFTWFPIIEVAYLFIGIFITMIPCLLILKAGAQGALGFIINRVSEPVHYFWVSGMLSAFLDNAPTYLTFFNTALGSFFAGLSEPQAVPLLMTEKSIFLEAISTGAVFFGACSYIGNAPNFMVRAISEEAGTPMPSFFGYILGYTLVFLVPCLIVVTWIYF; encoded by the coding sequence ATGCATCTAATCCGCCAACTTGTCCGCCGATGTGCCGGACTGGTCATTTTGGTCATCGTCGTCTGCTGCCTATGGTCAGAGGCCGCATACGGCAAGGCCCAGACAGAAACGACGCAACCTGCTGCCACCGACGTCGGACCAACCGCGACGGCCCCAGCCGCACCGCACCATGAGGGACAGGACTCGGCTGCAGAGACCCATTCTGCCCATGGCCACGAGGATCTCGGGCGGCATCTCCCCTTGTGGAGTTGCCTGCCGTTCGCCGGCATGCTGCTCTCCATTGCCTTCTGGCCCTTGGCCGCGCCGAATTTCTGGCACCATCACTTCGGCAAAATCGCCGGCTTCTGGGCCCTGAGTCTGGCCCTGCCGTTCGTTGTGATGTATAAAGGTACGGCCATTTATGAAATCCTTCACATCATGCTGGCCGACTACGTGCCCTTTATCATTCTCATCTGGTCGCTGTATACGGTTTCGGGGGGCATCCTGCTGCGTGGCACTCTGCGCGGCACACCGCTGCTCAATGTAGCCCTTTTGGCCATCGGCGTCCTGCTGGCCTCCTGGATGGGCACCACCGGTGCCGCCATGCTGATGATTCGTCCCTTTCTGCGCGCCAACAAACATCGCAAAAACCGCACCTTCATGGTGGTCTTTTTTATCTTCCTGGTGGCCAATATCGGCGGCTCTCTTACGCCCCTCGGCGACCCGCCGCTGTTTTTAGGCTTTTTGCACGGCGTGAGTTTTTTCTGGACCTTTAAAATCCTGCCGCACATGCTGACCATGACCGTTTTACTTCTCGGACTTTACCTGGCCATGGATGTTTACTTTTACAGGAAAGAACTAGGCCAGACGGATATCAAAGAGCCCCTTCGCGCGTCCATCGCCGCAAATCCCGAGGATCGTGTCCCCTTGTCTTTGGAAGGCAAACTCAATTTTCTCTTCCTGCTGGGCATCATCGGTGCGGTGTTGTTCAGCGGTATCGCCGATTTGGGCACCATCAACACCTTTGGCGTCCATCGCGAGATCCAAAGCTGGCTACGCGACCTGCTGCTCGTTGCCCTTGGGCTGCTTTCTCTGGTGACCACCTCGACTACAATCCGTCAGGACAATGAATTTACCTGGTTTCCCATAATAGAGGTGGCCTATCTGTTCATCGGCATTTTCATCACCATGATCCCATGCCTGCTGATCCTCAAAGCCGGCGCCCAGGGTGCCCTGGGCTTTATCATCAACCGGGTCTCTGAACCTGTGCATTACTTCTGGGTCAGCGGCATGCTGTCGGCGTTCCTGGATAATGCCCCAACCTACCTGACGTTTTTCAATACCGCCTTGGGAAGTTTCTTTGCAGGCTTGAGCGAACCCCAGGCGGTTCCTCTACTCATGACCGAAAAGAGTATTTTTCTGGAAGCGATTTCCACCGGTGCCGTCTTTTTCGGCGCATGCAGTTACATCGGAAATGCACCCAATTTCATGGTGCGTGCCATTTCCGAAGAGGCCGGTACGCCGATGCCCAGCTTTTTCGGTTACATCTTGGGCTATACCTTGGTATTTCTAGTCCCCTGTCTTATTGTGGTGACATGGATCTATTTTTAA
- a CDS encoding GAF domain-containing sensor histidine kinase produces MNAPGTLKNCSNASSVIKRLRGANVGIVGGGQFCNILLHFFQEEDRHPIKPRILCVVDIDREAEGSRYARQCGIATNSDYETLYTLPDLQVILEITNDADLAPAIQKTKPAHVELIDHSVARYLWDTIQVENLQLQILDELETHRNDPDELEELFQQAFNCFNEIIKRRNERYRDKELALLEIQKTQSQIIQGSTIPTFVINRDHIVTHWNRALEKMSGVPADQVVGTNRQWAPFWRRERPTMADVIIDQIDEGEIEKLYGSQWRKSGMIDGAYEAEVFFPQVGDGGKWLWFTAAPIKAPDGTIAGAIETLWDKTEDRRAEQERERHASELSALCAIYTALSAPWIVDFRIEAALKEIQHFLIVDDISIFLRNNGDGFHLKYHYGLTRSDQPVIQPHDRLIREVAQNDTLTLIDKIDPRQQPLLADLANKGFQSLAYVPISAKHKKTLGVMQIASRTPKTYDEGERHILELIGNRIGVALENAVLQEQYIKSEAKYRSLFNNDPNPIFIIDRQSLNILDINERAKECYGYSREEFNGMPFMQLGEPEDTEVRAGLTHLAVGQSVLFSKRRHFRKGRRPFYVNINVSHAQNDESDVLIATTTDISETVDKETQLIQASKMTTLGLMAAGMAHEINQPLNVIQICADYLLKMINKQQPIPSEDLSNMANDITANVSRATGIIRHVREFARQSEVVKNRIKINDPIRDVFKVLGHQIKVHEIALDLNLNDDIPFIMADHNRLEQVFINLVTNAIDAMDEKAEQPEHQGMAKRLVIKSRAERDRVIVTVEDNGIGMSQEAKSKLFEPFFTTKKVGKGTGLGVSISYGIVKDYDGTIDVRSQTGVGTTFTLTFPICSDANESSNP; encoded by the coding sequence ATGAATGCTCCGGGCACGTTAAAAAATTGCAGCAACGCCAGCAGCGTGATCAAGCGCCTGCGGGGGGCCAATGTCGGCATTGTCGGCGGTGGCCAGTTCTGCAACATATTGCTGCATTTTTTTCAGGAAGAGGATCGCCATCCGATCAAGCCCCGTATCCTGTGCGTAGTGGACATCGATCGTGAAGCCGAGGGGTCCCGGTATGCCCGGCAGTGCGGCATTGCCACCAACTCTGATTATGAAACGTTGTACACCCTCCCTGATTTACAGGTGATCTTGGAAATCACCAACGACGCCGATCTTGCCCCCGCCATCCAGAAAACGAAACCTGCCCATGTGGAACTCATCGATCATTCTGTAGCCCGCTATCTGTGGGATACGATCCAGGTGGAAAACCTGCAACTTCAGATCCTCGATGAGCTTGAAACCCATCGCAACGATCCGGATGAACTGGAAGAATTGTTTCAACAGGCCTTCAACTGCTTCAACGAAATCATCAAGCGCCGCAACGAACGCTACCGCGATAAGGAACTGGCGCTACTGGAGATTCAAAAGACACAGTCCCAAATCATCCAGGGAAGTACGATCCCCACCTTTGTCATAAACCGGGACCATATCGTCACACACTGGAATCGTGCGCTGGAAAAAATGTCAGGCGTTCCGGCCGACCAGGTCGTCGGCACCAATCGGCAGTGGGCACCGTTTTGGCGACGTGAGCGTCCGACCATGGCCGACGTCATCATCGATCAAATCGATGAAGGCGAAATTGAAAAGCTCTATGGCAGCCAGTGGCGTAAGTCCGGCATGATCGATGGCGCCTACGAAGCAGAGGTTTTCTTTCCACAGGTGGGTGACGGCGGCAAATGGCTCTGGTTCACGGCGGCACCCATAAAGGCGCCGGATGGCACCATCGCCGGCGCCATCGAAACGTTGTGGGATAAAACCGAAGACAGGCGCGCCGAGCAGGAAAGAGAACGGCATGCCTCAGAATTGAGCGCGCTGTGCGCCATTTATACGGCCCTGAGCGCACCCTGGATCGTCGATTTTCGCATCGAAGCAGCATTAAAAGAGATCCAGCATTTTCTAATAGTCGATGACATCTCTATTTTTTTGCGTAATAACGGCGATGGTTTTCATCTCAAGTACCACTATGGTCTTACCAGATCCGACCAACCCGTGATTCAGCCGCATGACCGTCTCATTAGAGAGGTGGCTCAAAACGACACGCTGACCTTGATCGACAAAATTGATCCCAGACAACAGCCGTTGCTGGCCGACCTTGCCAACAAGGGGTTTCAATCACTGGCCTATGTCCCTATCAGCGCCAAGCACAAAAAGACGTTGGGGGTCATGCAGATCGCCAGCCGCACACCCAAAACGTATGACGAGGGGGAGCGCCACATTCTGGAGTTGATTGGCAACCGCATCGGCGTAGCGCTTGAAAACGCCGTACTCCAGGAGCAGTACATCAAGTCTGAAGCCAAATATCGCTCCCTCTTCAACAATGATCCCAATCCGATTTTCATCATCGACCGGCAGTCGCTGAACATTCTGGACATCAACGAGCGGGCTAAAGAGTGCTACGGTTATTCGCGCGAAGAGTTCAATGGCATGCCGTTCATGCAGTTGGGAGAACCGGAGGATACCGAAGTGCGAGCGGGGCTGACGCATTTGGCCGTCGGCCAATCCGTTCTCTTTTCCAAACGGCGCCATTTTCGCAAGGGCCGGCGGCCGTTTTATGTCAACATCAACGTCAGTCACGCCCAGAACGATGAAAGCGACGTCCTGATCGCCACGACCACCGATATCTCGGAAACCGTCGACAAAGAGACCCAGTTGATCCAGGCCAGTAAAATGACCACCCTGGGATTGATGGCCGCCGGAATGGCCCACGAGATCAATCAACCTCTCAACGTAATCCAGATTTGTGCCGACTATCTGCTCAAAATGATCAACAAGCAGCAGCCGATCCCGTCCGAAGACCTGAGCAACATGGCCAACGATATCACCGCCAATGTATCGCGGGCTACGGGCATCATTCGGCACGTGCGGGAATTTGCGCGGCAGTCGGAAGTCGTAAAAAACAGGATCAAGATCAACGACCCCATACGGGATGTCTTCAAAGTTTTAGGGCACCAGATAAAAGTGCATGAGATAGCCCTTGACCTGAATTTGAACGACGATATACCCTTCATCATGGCCGACCACAATCGCCTGGAACAAGTCTTCATCAACCTGGTCACCAATGCCATCGACGCAATGGACGAGAAGGCCGAGCAGCCGGAACACCAAGGCATGGCCAAACGCCTTGTCATCAAAAGCCGCGCTGAAAGAGATAGAGTCATTGTGACGGTGGAGGACAATGGCATCGGCATGAGCCAGGAAGCGAAAAGCAAGCTGTTCGAGCCCTTTTTCACCACAAAAAAGGTGGGAAAAGGCACCGGATTGGGGGTGAGCATCAGCTATGGCATTGTCAAGGACTATGATGGCACCATCGATGTTCGAAGCCAAACGGGCGTGGGAACGACCTTTACTTTAACTTTTCCGATATGCAGCGATGCCAACGAATCGTCAAATCCATAA
- a CDS encoding ATP-binding response regulator has protein sequence MPTNRQIHKILLIDDEQDILRVLSMSLRIDGYEVITAKSGEEGLRLFKTQSPDLVLTDVKMPGMDGIEVLRNIKSLEADAEVIIITGHGDIDNAIEALKLGASDFINKPVRDEVLAVAIGRAEEKLAIRSQLKAHTEELEEKVAHATQELRRQSNFLSRLIESSNDAIIATDDHLRIVIYNPGAERIFGHADEDMKDRYITELLPDELARFFSLLPTSNGTAKPTEWVETIVTANDGERIPVRFYAAPLKEKGKLMGSVSFYQDLREIKRLEAELLHAERLAAIGQTVAGVAHGVKNLLHGFKGGSYLVNLGIAKNDNEKLLKGWDIIQRNITRTSDLVMGLLSFSKERDPEYVPCEPNAIVQEVRQMVQTTADQYNIRIETDLDPTVGTVCMDPHILHQCLSNLISNALDACLFEVESDKQWRVTIRTHRMENDQICFEIIDNGSGMSPEVQKKLFSRFFSTKGHRGTGLGLLVTRKLVKEHHGTITVQSKPGAGTTFAFCLPFMRHCAAAAGSST, from the coding sequence ATGCCAACGAATCGTCAAATCCATAAGATTCTGCTCATCGATGATGAACAGGATATTCTGCGTGTGTTATCCATGAGCCTGCGCATCGATGGCTACGAAGTGATAACCGCCAAGAGCGGAGAAGAGGGGCTGCGCCTGTTCAAAACTCAATCGCCCGATCTGGTCCTGACCGACGTTAAAATGCCGGGCATGGACGGCATCGAAGTACTTCGCAACATCAAATCCCTGGAAGCCGATGCAGAGGTGATCATCATCACCGGCCATGGCGACATCGACAACGCCATCGAAGCCCTTAAACTGGGGGCGTCGGATTTTATCAACAAACCGGTGCGCGATGAAGTGCTGGCCGTGGCCATAGGTCGCGCCGAAGAGAAGCTGGCCATCCGCAGTCAACTCAAGGCCCACACCGAGGAGCTGGAAGAGAAAGTGGCCCACGCCACCCAGGAACTGCGCCGCCAATCCAACTTTCTGTCACGGCTCATCGAAAGCTCCAACGATGCGATCATCGCCACCGACGACCACCTGCGCATCGTGATTTACAATCCGGGTGCCGAGCGTATTTTCGGTCATGCCGATGAAGATATGAAAGATAGGTACATCACGGAACTCCTTCCGGACGAGTTGGCCCGTTTTTTTTCTCTTCTGCCCACATCTAACGGCACAGCCAAGCCAACCGAATGGGTGGAGACGATCGTCACGGCAAATGACGGGGAGCGAATTCCGGTTCGTTTTTATGCCGCTCCCTTGAAGGAAAAAGGTAAATTGATGGGGTCGGTCTCTTTTTATCAGGACCTGCGCGAAATCAAACGGCTAGAGGCGGAGCTGCTGCACGCCGAGCGACTGGCCGCCATCGGCCAGACGGTGGCCGGTGTGGCACATGGCGTCAAAAACCTGCTACATGGATTTAAAGGCGGCTCCTATCTGGTCAATCTGGGAATTGCCAAAAACGACAATGAAAAATTGTTGAAGGGATGGGACATCATTCAGCGCAACATCACGCGTACTTCGGACCTGGTCATGGGCCTGCTCTCCTTCTCCAAAGAACGCGATCCGGAATATGTGCCTTGTGAACCCAATGCCATCGTTCAGGAAGTGCGCCAGATGGTTCAAACGACCGCCGATCAGTACAACATTCGCATCGAAACCGATCTGGATCCCACCGTCGGCACGGTCTGCATGGATCCTCATATTTTGCACCAATGCTTATCCAATCTGATATCCAATGCGTTGGATGCCTGCCTCTTCGAGGTGGAATCCGACAAACAATGGCGAGTCACGATTCGAACTCACCGCATGGAAAACGATCAGATCTGCTTCGAAATAATCGATAACGGAAGCGGGATGAGCCCGGAAGTTCAAAAAAAATTGTTTTCCCGGTTCTTCAGCACCAAGGGACACCGGGGCACGGGATTGGGGTTGTTGGTCACCCGTAAATTGGTTAAGGAACATCACGGCACCATCACGGTTCAATCGAAACCAGGGGCCGGCACTACGTTTGCCTTTTGCCTGCCGTTCATGCGACACTGCGCAGCGGCCGCCGGATCGAGCACCTGA